The genomic segment GTATACCTCATCATATAGATATGGGAAAGGATACTGAAAAAGTTTAGCATCTTCAGCCATGAATTCAGGTCCATCCTGTCAGTAACATTCCATGTTGGACAATCAGACAATATATTCAACCGAGCTCTAATCCAAAATTATGGAGTTACTACAACCTGTGGGTGTGTAGAGGCAGAATTTGAAGATATCGCAACAACCGCAAGTCCTTTCTGCAGTAAATATAATCACATTTTGTGGTAGTAGTTGTGTACATCCACTCATATaggttttaaaagaaaaaaaacaagcaAGGAAAGATGCAGAAAATTGTCTCACCTTCATGTAAAAATTAGAAAGCTTCACAAAATCTTTCTTCAAGAGTTTAACAAATGGGCAGTGGTTGCAGATAAACATAACCTGCACTACCAAATCAGTTTGTTAGAAGAATCTCATAATTTTCTATATTAAAGGAAAAGATCAGAATTACATATTTTGGTAGGTAGTTTCACGTTATGATCCGGCTTAATGAATCACATAGTTGTTTTACTTTCACATGGTAACAAAATTTACCTTTCTTATCATGACCCTACTAAGAAAAACCACCCTCCTTTCAGTGAAGTGATATTGTGGAGATTTTGATTCAAGGATTATCACTTGTACACTAGCTATACATAATGAATAATCCTGAGTAATTAACCTCTCAAAGAATCCTAGATTAGCCTCAAAACCCTCTCAATTATCTCTCAGATGATACCAATTAACAAAATAGAAAACAATTAAACAAGAGACAGAAATCATCATCGTCTGAATATCATATATCCACAGCGACCACAATCAGAGAGACTCTACTAATGCCTGACAAAATTTACAAGAGAACTCTGTTTTCACAACACCCTTTCTCACTTTACAACAAAGTAAATGATATGTTTCTTGACTGTCTCTCAGCTTAGAAAATATCTATCATAACCCTAAGATTCCCATTGTTATAACAACTTGAAGCATGTGCAGCCCTCTAACATAAAACAGGAAGCAACGAGCTTTGACTAAATCTCAGTCCCATTAGTTCATTATCCTGACTGATCCTTCTCAGTATAACACTGATTTTGAGTCTCCCCATTTACAGTAAAGATTAAGAAGTGTAGCTCGACATAGAACCATACCAGATTGAACATTATACATTAAATGTGAACTTCAAGAATCTTAGAAACATTCTGCTTAGGTAGAAGAGTCTCTTTACAAAAAACCTCGAATTCGAAAATCAAGAATATGGATAAGGAACTTTGGCTTCTAATTATTGATGCCTTCTCAGTTATTGAAATTTCAATTTTCATCCAGCTCCTCCCTCCCTCACTAGAATCTCAGATTCAGTCAAGCTAAACTCTTCTACAACATTTTTTTGGCCATATTAACATGTTTGTACATCTTTCCTTGTTGAGCACAAAAGCATAGTTCTACTGCAATTTAGCAGTCATTGATCAAATTGAAAAGGTTTAGCATTCAAATATTTGGGCATTTCATATAGACATATTTTAGTTCCCCCTCTACGGCTTTACGTTAATGACTTATGACAGAAAAAAGTTTGACAAGAAACTCCATTAACATGACAATTCTATTGATTGTCCATCCAAAAAACTCAAAAGGCATAAACTTCAGCCAACGATGACAAATACAAGCTAACATGATTGCAACGTAGAAACAGAACACAAACAAAACGAAAaaggctagagagagagagagagaatgtacgCACCAGTAAAGCAGGATATGATTCAAAATCCTCCAATGTCCAAACTTTCCCAGTAAGAGGCTCTGGAAGCTAAACAAAACGACAATCCAAAACCCCCATTAATGTCCAACATTTTAAATTTTCGACTGAATTTGACAAAACTAAAGATAGCCCAGATAAATACATTCCAGTAAAAACCTTAAAGGACCTGAAAATCTGCAGCTCTGAAGCCCAAGGAGACCCCTTTAGACTCGGTCCTAGCGGCTCGAACCAGAAGCTTTCTTGAAGATAAAGAGCTCCGCAGCTGCAGAGGAGCAAAGCTCAATTTACAGAATGAGGATGGCGACAGGAACTGAGACCCCTTTGCTGCCAAAATGCAAGGTGGGCTCAGCAAACGTATCCCAACCGAGTTCGCGCTAGCAAAAGCAGCAGGAGCAGCCATGTCTGATAAGGTGAGCTTTGCTGGCCTAACGTGCAGTGTAAATTGTCGAAGCTATTATACTGGGCTTGATAACTAATTATGAGAAAAGATTTTTAATAGAGATTGTAAAAAGAGAAAATTATGGAATACAccgtataaacaaaaaaaaattgaaatataccATGCTTTACATTTATACAGTTTCTTATTTCAATTTTACCCTAAAttactattatttttttaatacaattttaaatcaaataaaagttAAAGGTAAAATAAATTTATACTATCTCATCTCTCTTTTTACGATACCCTATAAGTTATCTCTCTCTTACTTTACTCTCCCAACCTCTTCatctttcttttttcttattttgattttttccTCTCATCCCTTCTAATCATCCATGGCAGTGAGATTGATTATTTGATTGTCAACATGTTTCTTCTATCATTTTCATTTTCCTTTGTTATCCCTAAAATGGCAGTCACCCATTCAGGATCTACATGTCGTGCTATGAAGGAAGGGGGCGATGGGTGGCTCAGGTGAGTCTAAGGAGGCCGAAATTGGTGGTTCCGGTGGGTCGAAGGAGAAACACATGCATGGATCTATTAAATTGACCGATCAAGTGTTGAGTACTTGATAAACTATTTGGCTACtacgtgtgtatatatatatatatatatttcttgttGGGTCTATCAAATTGTATAGTCTTTTATGATTTTTGCTTGCTTTTAACACGCTTTATGGCTTGTTAAAATGTGTTACAGGTTTGTTAATATACTGACTCAAGCTGCTAGATCATGATTCTATAGATACTAGGTACTATTTATTTCAATCTTGTTAACACATGTTATAATTATGTAAAGATATGTATGAAGGGGCAGGGTTAGCCAATCACCTGGCATTACAAACTTGTTAACACATATTCTGGTTTTGTAAAGATATGTTACAAGTTTGTTAATATGTTATGTACAATTTTGTAGTTGCAGCATATTAAGTCTTACCAAATCTCTTTATAATTGTTTCACTCTTCTGTAACAATCTGCTTCAAGTTTGTTAACACCTATTTTGAATGTGTAACAATCAATTACAAGTTTGTTAATGTgtttatagtttttatttttattttttgagagaTAATGTGTTTGTAGTTGCAGAATGTTAAATCTTAACATATTTGTTTAATATAGAATTTAGTTACATTTTAACAATAGcaatgttttattttttaaaaattatataattaataaagtgAAAGTTCTCTCAAATATTTATGAGTACAAacattttttctaaaattttatagtttaatatatgTACAATTAAATTGAAGCAAGACCAGTATAGAAATCTTGATAAAATCCAGTATACAAGACCAATTATGTAAATGATAGTTACAATATCGTAACAGTTTGTTTCAAGTGAAGAACTTTGATGTAGCTTCATCAATATACTATTGCAAGCATGCTTTTTTCAAACTGTTGTTGGTTGCTATAAATTCAGAGATTTTATTTTTTCGACAGCTTTCGTTGGGGCATCTTCATTATGTAGTTGGTGTGGGtttgtgattattaattttaGGAATATGGAATTGGGATGGATGGTCTTTCCCGTGTAAATTGTGTAGTTTTAGGGTAGACTTTAATATATAATGGGCTAGGATGATTCCACCGTAAAAATATAATTAGTTGTAGTTATCGtacatttagattttttttttaaatttaccgtatatttgaaaatttcccttgtaaaaatatggtttttttttttttgggaaatctacaaaaatgcactaaaacttaaaaaaatatatgaaaaatacggtacattacaaaaatacagaGCTTTTGTATAAAAACACGGAGGGGCAAAAGTGTAAATACGAAATGGCAAAATTGTAAACAAAAACTAGCTATATGTAGTGTTTTTGTGAAcaacgtttacaaacttgtaaacaTTTGTTACAATTGTAAATAGATGTTACatttttgtaaatatctgttacaaaaaTCAGTTattaacaaaatttaacaaaactaGTTTTAtaactaacatttacaaaaataatttataattttaacatcaAAATGATGGTAACAAAGATTTACAAATCTAATctaaaactattcaaaatttaaGATGGTGACTCTTAACAACTATATTGTAACACACAATTATTTAACCAATAATTAATGTTACTACATTATAACAAGTAAACATATGTTACATTTTAGTAAAATaacttttacatttttgtgaacaatttatagaaaaatcaatagaaaaaaaatgtctttttgtcaacaaaaaatattatagactactttataactaaaaaaaaatcatttttgtaacaaaaatTTTTAAAACTAGAAAGtaagaaatttattttgtagctaacattttaaaaatattcaaaaataatGATATTGTGATTATCCTTAATTGCACATtataacatatagttattaatattaatttcaattaattatatattgtaaCGTATAAactataataatttatataaatatttcttataatattaataaagaaatatatCATTTGTTTAATtaagaatattatatatatatgatgttgacgccgtttttcgtcaaacagtgaaagaagagcacaaaaaacaataaaagataatggccaaatacaataaaacaaatcaaacacacgatttttacgtggttcagcagttaaatctgcctagtccacgagtctctgttattaatctcaagattatctctgaaaattctcaaACATGAATTCtttagagttttctctcaaggatcagaatttcggtcctctaCAGTGTTGCATggactctctatttatagagaaagctGCAGAATaatatcccacatattttgagtagttactctttttatgaataaaataaatggctttaaatgcctataatcagatataaaaggaaatgtccctgaagaccaggaaacgcttaa from the Humulus lupulus chromosome X, drHumLupu1.1, whole genome shotgun sequence genome contains:
- the LOC133805004 gene encoding uncharacterized protein LOC133805004 — protein: MAAPAAFASANSVGIRLLSPPCILAAKGSQFLSPSSFCKLSFAPLQLRSSLSSRKLLVRAARTESKGVSLGFRAADFQLPEPLTGKVWTLEDFESYPALLVMFICNHCPFVKLLKKDFVKLSNFYMKKGLAVVAISSNSASTHPQDGPEFMAEDAKLFQYPFPYLYDETQDVARDFGAVCTPEFFLFKKDGRRPFELVYHGQFDDSRPSNGVPVTGRDLSLAIDCVLSGQPVSSVQKPSVGCSIKWHPETSF